A portion of the Bactrocera neohumeralis isolate Rockhampton chromosome 2, APGP_CSIRO_Bneo_wtdbg2-racon-allhic-juicebox.fasta_v2, whole genome shotgun sequence genome contains these proteins:
- the LOC126767932 gene encoding beta-galactosidase has translation MHLLGLTCCLLLLGVHACYAHRAPGSRNFTVDWDNDRFLKDGKSFRFIAGSFHYFRAHPDSWQRKLQTLRASGLNAVTTYVEWSLHNPKDGTYVWNGIADLERFIKLADELGLLVILRPGPYICAERDFGGFPYWLLTKYPNIKLRTSDVNYLFEVRTWYNALFNKLKPYLYGNGGPIIMVQVENEYGSYYACDKKYRTWLRDETLVHVQDNAVLFTNDGPSVLSCGHIEGVLATMDFGATNQISSYWARLRQIQPKGPLVNAEFYPGWLTHWSEPMARVRTEAISKSFIEMLDVGASVNFYMMFGGTNFGFTAGANDGGPGRYQPDITSYDYDAPMSEAGDATEKYHKLREIIGRYLPLPNIPIPPPTAKKNYGTIRLNACCSMLSAKGREILSTGVVVDTKPKTFEALDQYSGFVLYETVLPTFKRDPTILRASGVHDRAYVFIDDQLVGILSRETPIYELPISPTYGRRLQLLVENQGRINFGPVTDFKGITSNVMLDKDILTNWTMTKYPLESVEDIETLIALVNADDVNVIRRFHEEKGGNILPSGPTIYYGQLTIPDGQVADTYLDTKGWGKGLVFINGENLGRYWPVAGPQVTLYVPQEVLKSGDNRIVLIEYQRTAPANEITFTDTPNLDGH, from the exons ATGCACCTCTTAGGCTTAACTTGTTGTCTGCTGCTGCTGGGCGTCCATGCATGCTATGCACACCGCGCACCGGGATCTAGAAACTTTACCGTTGACTGGGATAATGATCGTTTCCTGAAGGATGGCAAGTCATTTCGCTTTATAGCCGGCTCGTTTCATTACTTTCGCGCACATCCTGATAGTTGGCAACGCAAGTTGCAGACATTGCGCGCTTCCGGCTTGAATGCGGTGACCAC TTATGTTGAATGGTCACTGCATAATCCGAAAGATGGCACATACGTCTGGAATGGCATTGCCGACTTGGAGAGATTCATCAAACTGGCCGATGAGTTGGGCCTACTTGTGATATTACGTCCGGGCCCTTATATTTGCGCTGAACGAGATTTT GGGGGCTTCCCTTATTGGCTGCTCACTAAGTATCCCAATATAAAACTGCGTACATCTGATGTCA ACTACTTGTTTGAGGTGCGTACTTGGTACAATGCGCTCTTCAATAAACTCAAGCCATACCTCTACGGAAATGGTGGTCCAATTATTATGGTCCAAGTGGAAAATGAGTATGGTTCCTATTATGCTTGTGATAAAAAATACCGCACTTGGTTGCGTGATGAAACACTCGTACATGTGCAGGACAATGCCGTGCTCTTTACTAATGACGGTCCGAGCGTACTGAGTTGCGGTCACATAGAAGGTGTGTTAGCAACCATGGACTTTGGTGCAACAAATCAGATAAGTAGTTATTGGGCACGATTGCGACAGATACAACCAAAAGGACCGTTGGTTAATGCGGAATTCTATCCAGGTTGGCTCACGCATTGGTCAGAACCAATGGCGCGTGTGCGTACTGAGGCGATTTCAAAATCATTCAT TGAGATGTTGGATGTTGGTGCCAGCGTAAATTTTTACATGATGTTCGGTGGAACTAATTTTGGCTTTACCGCAGGCGCTAATGACGGTGGTCCCGGTCGTTATCAACCCGATATCACTTCATATGATTATGATGCGCCAATGAGCGAGGCAGGCGATGCCACggaaaaatatcataaattacGTGAAATTATCGGACGTTATTTACCGCTACCGAATATACCGATACCACCGCCGACCGCAAAGAAAAATTACGGTACTATACGTTTGAATGCCTGCTGTTCGATGCTTTCAGCGAAGGGGCGGGAAATACTTTCGACTGGTGTTGTCGTCGATACAAAGCCGAAAACTTTTGAAGCGCTCGATCAGTATTCGGGTTTTGTGCTCTATGAAACTGTGCTACCCACGTTCAAACGTGATCCTACCATCTTACGCGCTAGTGGCGTACATGATCGCGCGTATGTGTTTATCGACGATCAGTTGGTGGGCATACTTTCACGTGAGACACCCATCTATGAGCTTCCCATCAGTCCAACCTACGGCAGGCGTTTGCAATTATTGGTGGAGAATCAGGGACGCATTAATTTTGGGCCGGTAACGGACTTTAAAGGTATCACCAGTAATGTTATGCTCGACAAAGACATATTGACCAACTGGACTATGACCAAGTATCCACTGGAATCGGTTGAGGATATCGAAACGCTGATAGCCTTGGTAAATGCTGACGACGTCAATGTTATACGTCGCTTTCACGAAGAAAAGGGCGGTAACATCTTACCTAGTGGTCCAACTATTTACTATGGACAGTTAACCATTCCTGACGGGCAAGTAGCCGATACGTACTTAGATACGAAAGGTTGGGGTAAAGGATTGGTGTTTATTAATGGCGAAAACTTGGGTCGCTATTGGCCGGTGGCAGGTCCACAGGTGACTCTCTACGTGCCCCAGGAAGTACTTAAGAGCGGCGACAATCGCATTGTGCTCATCGAATATCAACGTACAGCTCCAGCCAATGAGATAACCTTCACTGACACACCAAATTTGGATGGTCATTAA